From Nicotiana tabacum cultivar K326 chromosome 15, ASM71507v2, whole genome shotgun sequence, the proteins below share one genomic window:
- the LOC107803102 gene encoding uncharacterized protein LOC107803102, with amino-acid sequence MQYVQQYVLAKYPEYCNGLVAEGDKVDLYTLCLTDESSANGKGKSLRRESSSPSFGSSNSELGKILLEPSRLLDILTKKTSYQGNFISIPEIQVRNRALQQCGVSEEEYLVIFKVTLKEAMMMIGECYPFFRGNYYMTILGEDYDCIREFVSFKDSKVIAAPETWLDLRIKGSQLSQYFRRKSKHSPKGLFAYPAYVEETRYSMHWISEAHRNSWHVLLDASGLDAGKERFALALHRPDFVLCTVDNTHAQPSKITCLLVRKQSFETAASSAN; translated from the coding sequence ATGCAATATGTTCAACAGTATGTTTTGGCCAAGTACCCTGAATATTGCAATGGACTTGTGGCAGAAGGAGACAAAGTTGATCTTTATACGCTTTGTCTGACCGATGAATCATCCGCTAATGGGAAAGGAAAATCCCTAAGGAGAGAGTCGTCGTCGCCTTCTTTTGGAAGTAGTAATTCAGAGTTGGGAAAAatcctattggaaccatcaagaTTGCTTGATATTCTCACCAAGAAAACTTCTTACCAAGGGAATTTCATTTCAATCCCAGAAATTCAAGTCCGAAATCGAGCTTTGCAACAATGTGGAGTAAGTGAAGAGGAGTACTTAGTTATTTTTAAAGTTACACTAAAAGAAGCAATGATGATGATTGGAGAATGTTACCCTTTCTTCAGGGGAAATTACTACATGACAATTCTTGGTGAAGATTATGATTGTATAagggaatttgttagttttaaagatTCAAAAGTGATTGCAGCACCAGAAACATGGCTGGATTTGAGGATTAAAGGATCACAACTTAGCCAATATTTTAGGAGAAAATCTAAGCATAGTCCAAAAGGGCTATTTGCATATCCTGCTTACGTGGAAGAAACACGTTACTCGATGCATTGGATATCAGAAGCTCATAGAAATTCATGGCATGTTCTGTTAGATGCTTCTGGTTTGGATGCAGGAAAAGAAAGGTTCGCTTTAGCATTGCATCGACCGGATTTCGTGTTGTGTACAGTTGATAATACACATGCTCAGCCCTCAAAAATCACATGCCTTCTTGTAAGGAAACAATCCTTTGAAACAGCAGCCTCTTCAGCTAATTAA